In Rhinatrema bivittatum chromosome 11, aRhiBiv1.1, whole genome shotgun sequence, a single window of DNA contains:
- the LOC115073106 gene encoding LOW QUALITY PROTEIN: ETS domain-containing transcription factor ERF-like (The sequence of the model RefSeq protein was modified relative to this genomic sequence to represent the inferred CDS: deleted 2 bases in 1 codon): MVMMAVHTLSFHGYQLSPALPMTPNHMSYTSSPTLSPMYPGGSHFSFNPEDMKRYLQAHTQSVYNYHLSPRAFLHYPSIVVPQHQRPEKQTPLPLAPKDPAPFKFKLQPPPSGRKNRDKLGLVQSEGASTSRVAEGPAGVLPQIKVEPISDVESDEDVEVTDISDEDEEVFKTPTAPLVPVLEERAPSLRWDGECSGTPSPAGVERVPAQDESGHYIPLKLHFKRRWSEDQRSEACTEEADDKKVRGEDNLGPRVPLPGDVGPARRVSADLQQATAELALEHRDS; the protein is encoded by the exons ATGGTCATGATGGCAGTTCACACACTTTCATTTCATGGTTACCAG CTGTCTCCAGCGCTACCAATGACCCCCAACCACATGAGCTACACATCTTCCCCTACCTTGAGCCCCATGTATCCTGGCGGCAGTCATTTTTCCTTCAACCCCGAGGACATGAAGCGTTATCTGCAAGCTCACACGCAGAGTGTATACAACTATCACCTGAGTCCCCGTGCCTTCCTGCATTACCCAAGCATTGTGGTACCGCAGCATCAGCGGCCTGAGAAGCAGACTCCCCTGCCACTGGCTCCCAAGGACCCCGCTCCCTTCAAGTTTAAGCTACAGCCCCCGCCCTCAGGCAGAAAGAACCGGGACAAGCTTGGGCTGGTGCAGAGCGAGGGAGCCAGCACAAGTAGGGTAGCAGAAGGCCCAGCCGGGGTGCTGCCACAGATTAAGGTAGAGCCCATATCTGATGTGGAATCTGATGAG GACGTGGAGGTGACCGATATCAGTGATGAGGACGAGGAGGTATTCAAGACTCCCACTGCTCCCTTGGTCCCGGTCCTCGAGGAAAGAGCTCCGTCGCTGAGATGGGATGGGGAGTGCAGTGGCACCCCATCTCCTGCTGGTGTGGAGAGGGTGCCCGCTCAGGACGAGAGCGGCCACTACATCCCGCTGAAACTGCATTTTAAGCGACGCTGGAGCGAGGACCAGCGCAGCGAGGCATGCACGGAGGAGGCAGATGACAAGAAGGTGAGGGGCGaggacaacctgggccccagggTGCCTCTCCCTGGTGACGTGGGGCCTGCCCGGCGTGTGAGCGCGGACTTGCAGCAAGCCACAGCAGAGCTGGCATTGGAGCACAGGGACTCATGA